From the genome of Devriesea agamarum, one region includes:
- a CDS encoding helix-turn-helix domain-containing protein: MTMTTLTINPEDVRSSAGANPAWLEQVAAYVQQAAADGETVTLTAKRRMMTPEQVADAMGVSRPTISRKIKAGEIRAVKVGNRNRIPYEEFERYWRKTMGDLVELTRDELRGDLFGDQ, translated from the coding sequence ATGACCATGACGACCTTGACAATCAACCCGGAGGACGTGCGCTCCAGCGCCGGGGCGAACCCGGCTTGGCTGGAGCAGGTCGCCGCGTACGTGCAACAGGCGGCAGCCGATGGCGAGACGGTAACGCTGACGGCAAAGCGCCGCATGATGACCCCTGAGCAGGTCGCCGACGCGATGGGCGTGTCTCGTCCCACCATCTCGCGGAAGATCAAAGCGGGGGAGATTCGCGCGGTCAAGGTCGGCAATCGCAATCGCATCCCCTACGAGGAGTTCGAGCGGTACTGGCGCAAGACGATGGGCGACCTTGTGGAGCTGACACGCGATGAACTCCGTGGCGACCTCTTCGGTGATCAGTGA
- a CDS encoding DUF6286 domain-containing protein, translated as MKAPSLLHRPYRSIPMIILGIILLLIGILVCAVSISMLSKTEIPSWITSLGDQIRALVIDSPAGWTIAIVLVCLGLICLLAGIIPGARSALELSAPDHAPGQQREIVIPPRDLEQFASASAQSLDGVTSARATCRGRRMEIRVQTPLHESGDLGDRIQKRVQTRLDGLGLVSTPRVRVRIRTS; from the coding sequence GTGAAAGCTCCCAGCCTGCTTCATCGTCCGTACCGAAGCATTCCCATGATCATTCTCGGGATTATTCTGCTTCTGATCGGAATCCTCGTGTGTGCTGTCTCGATCAGTATGCTCAGCAAAACCGAGATCCCGTCGTGGATCACCTCTCTCGGTGACCAGATCCGCGCGCTGGTGATCGATTCACCTGCCGGGTGGACCATCGCCATTGTGTTGGTGTGCCTTGGCCTGATCTGCTTACTGGCGGGCATCATCCCTGGCGCCCGCTCTGCTTTGGAGCTGTCAGCTCCGGATCATGCACCCGGTCAGCAACGGGAAATTGTGATTCCGCCGCGGGATCTTGAGCAGTTTGCGTCCGCTAGTGCCCAGAGCCTCGACGGAGTTACCTCTGCCCGGGCCACCTGTCGTGGGCGTCGGATGGAGATTCGCGTGCAGACACCGCTGCACGAGTCCGGTGATTTAGGTGACCGAATCCAAAAGCGGGTGCAAACTCGCTTGGACGGGCTCGGATTGGTCTCTACTCCGCGCGTTCGCGTGCGTATTCGCACCTCCTGA
- a CDS encoding helix-turn-helix domain-containing protein, whose amino-acid sequence MTTTQVPAEVRAAVQLRHRREIDDLDYHRQLRQLGGRYTQRQIAAWLGIAQPSVSAALKAAERVTMPVEGFSGATPMEICERFAAGIIDRSQLEDELARFPYAERGTSDGYDGLAVDPPGTWAEVSAAVRCGLIDDDIYQVVFNRRHGL is encoded by the coding sequence ATGACGACTACTCAGGTTCCGGCGGAGGTACGCGCAGCGGTGCAGCTGCGCCACCGTCGCGAGATCGACGATCTGGACTACCATCGCCAGCTGCGACAGCTGGGCGGGCGATACACGCAGCGGCAGATCGCGGCGTGGCTGGGTATTGCACAGCCTTCCGTGTCGGCAGCGTTGAAGGCTGCCGAGCGTGTGACCATGCCCGTGGAGGGGTTTTCTGGAGCAACGCCGATGGAGATCTGCGAGCGGTTCGCGGCAGGCATCATTGACCGCAGTCAGCTTGAGGATGAACTCGCGCGTTTCCCCTATGCGGAGCGGGGGACGAGTGATGGGTACGACGGCCTAGCTGTGGATCCGCCGGGAACGTGGGCCGAGGTATCGGCGGCCGTGCGTTGCGGGCTTATCGACGATGATATCTACCAGGTCGTGTTTAATCGTCGTCATGGACTCTGA
- a CDS encoding sugar phosphate nucleotidyltransferase, producing MTHALAPTKAVIMARGLGTRMRAPDAAAQLTEDQAKVAASGVKAMIDVGRPFMDYLLSSLADAGFTEVCLVIGPEHDAVREYVCSLPASRLKVTTAIQAEPKGTADAVAAAESFAAGDRILVLNSDNYYPAEVLAALREAPGSATVGFDRQALIAGSNIPAERISAFALMRTDSNRLTHIIEKPAPHDLARYGATAAVSMNCWLFTPAIFDACRRVQPSPRGELEIVDAVRLALAGGEVFTVVPAAAGILDIGSRGDIAAVAAALANVEVSL from the coding sequence GTGACGCATGCACTTGCACCCACAAAAGCAGTGATCATGGCCCGCGGGCTAGGAACTCGAATGCGCGCGCCCGACGCCGCCGCGCAGCTCACCGAGGATCAAGCCAAGGTAGCCGCATCCGGTGTAAAAGCAATGATCGATGTCGGCCGCCCCTTCATGGACTACCTGCTCAGCTCCCTTGCCGACGCCGGATTCACTGAGGTGTGCCTCGTGATTGGCCCGGAGCACGATGCCGTCCGCGAGTATGTCTGCTCGCTTCCCGCCAGCCGGTTGAAGGTCACCACCGCCATCCAGGCCGAACCCAAAGGGACAGCGGACGCCGTCGCCGCCGCGGAAAGCTTCGCCGCCGGGGACCGAATCCTGGTGCTGAACTCCGACAACTACTATCCCGCCGAAGTACTGGCAGCACTGCGAGAAGCCCCCGGAAGCGCCACCGTGGGGTTTGACCGCCAGGCACTGATCGCCGGATCAAACATCCCCGCCGAGCGAATCAGTGCCTTCGCCCTCATGCGAACCGACAGCAACCGACTGACTCACATCATTGAAAAACCAGCCCCCCATGACCTCGCGAGATACGGCGCCACCGCTGCAGTCAGCATGAACTGCTGGCTATTCACCCCGGCGATCTTCGACGCTTGCCGGCGCGTTCAGCCATCACCTCGTGGAGAATTGGAAATCGTCGACGCTGTGCGACTCGCCCTCGCCGGTGGTGAGGTCTTCACCGTGGTACCGGCAGCTGCAGGCATTTTGGATATAGGGAGCCGAGGAGACATCGCCGCTGTGGCTGCGGCACTTGCGAACGTGGAGGTATCGCTATGA
- a CDS encoding Asp23/Gls24 family envelope stress response protein — translation MSSRPHASNRVILIIVGLLVLAVGTGWILLAAGVGKGATWPGTSAKLPAPGDHLVPESAVSAIASTTGWSIGIAVGVILVIIGLFFALRQIPRSPSPSQFSYSSDGEPSRTEVVTSAISDAIADDVQDLSGVSGARARLVGSSHNPGLMMEIRVEDRADARQVLNDLESQVIPDAQRALGVEFTEVGVRIRAGGSAPSRRSVVLA, via the coding sequence ATGAGCAGCAGACCTCATGCCTCCAATCGCGTCATCCTGATTATCGTCGGCTTGCTGGTGCTCGCCGTGGGCACCGGCTGGATCCTGCTCGCCGCAGGCGTGGGTAAAGGCGCAACCTGGCCGGGAACCTCGGCGAAGCTTCCCGCTCCCGGCGATCACCTTGTGCCGGAGTCAGCGGTGTCAGCTATCGCTTCGACCACCGGCTGGTCAATCGGTATAGCAGTCGGCGTGATCTTGGTGATTATCGGCCTTTTCTTCGCCCTGCGACAGATCCCCCGTAGCCCCAGCCCCTCACAGTTCTCCTACTCCTCGGACGGAGAACCCAGCCGCACAGAGGTGGTCACGAGCGCCATCAGCGATGCTATTGCCGATGACGTGCAGGATCTCAGCGGCGTCAGCGGAGCGAGGGCCCGTCTTGTGGGAAGTTCTCACAACCCAGGCCTGATGATGGAGATTCGGGTGGAGGATCGAGCAGATGCCCGCCAGGTTCTCAACGACCTTGAATCGCAGGTGATCCCCGATGCTCAGCGTGCGCTGGGTGTTGAGTTCACCGAGGTGGGTGTGCGCATCCGAGCTGGCGGTTCGGCTCCGTCGCGTCGCAGTGTAGTTCTGGCTTAG
- a CDS encoding galactokinase family protein, whose amino-acid sequence MTATTRVSWFVPGRIEILGKHTDYAGGRSLLAAVDCGHTVTATTVSEGDEAAPSAQPNATTLAPSPRIITATSASAPDVVTVDLDHPDKNAESTPGQGLWSGYVQAVVKRLDANFPGMISSAQLHVQSDLPLAAGMSSSSALIVGLALSLIDLFGLREHPAFQQAITGLESLAEYCGCIENGQSYGALAGHRGVGTFGGSEDHTAMLCGQNAALVQYSFCPIKHEATIPFPNDLALVVGVSGVSAEKTGAAMGLYNQASLATQDLLDHWQRATGRADATLAAAVRADDQAADRLAALVSDRDDLTRRMRQFVSESEHLVPAAAQALRAGDLDEFGRLVDQSQRYAEDDLGNQVPQTIRMQRLARDLGAIAASAFGAGFGGSVWAMVPSSDAEDFAQRWMSAYATEFPTEAKASSVLVTRPGPPAHRVL is encoded by the coding sequence ATGACCGCAACCACACGGGTGAGCTGGTTCGTGCCGGGCCGCATCGAAATACTCGGTAAGCACACCGACTACGCAGGTGGGCGCTCGCTGCTCGCAGCGGTTGATTGCGGACACACCGTCACAGCTACCACAGTGAGCGAGGGCGATGAGGCCGCGCCCTCCGCTCAGCCAAATGCCACAACGTTAGCCCCTAGCCCGCGCATCATCACAGCGACGTCCGCAAGTGCCCCCGACGTGGTGACGGTGGACCTCGACCACCCTGACAAGAACGCCGAATCGACACCGGGCCAAGGTCTATGGTCTGGGTATGTGCAGGCTGTTGTTAAGCGTCTGGACGCCAATTTCCCCGGTATGATCAGCAGCGCGCAGCTGCACGTGCAATCCGACCTTCCACTCGCGGCAGGAATGTCCAGCTCCTCAGCGCTCATCGTTGGACTCGCGCTCAGTCTGATCGACCTGTTCGGTCTGCGAGAGCATCCCGCCTTCCAACAGGCCATCACCGGCCTGGAAAGCCTCGCTGAATACTGCGGATGCATTGAAAACGGTCAGAGCTACGGCGCTTTAGCCGGGCATCGGGGAGTGGGCACCTTCGGCGGCAGTGAAGACCACACCGCGATGCTGTGCGGCCAAAACGCTGCGCTCGTGCAGTATTCCTTCTGCCCGATCAAACACGAAGCCACCATTCCTTTCCCCAATGATCTGGCACTCGTGGTCGGGGTATCCGGGGTGAGCGCCGAAAAAACAGGCGCGGCCATGGGGCTGTACAACCAGGCGAGCCTTGCCACACAAGACCTCCTCGACCACTGGCAGCGAGCTACCGGGCGGGCAGATGCCACCTTGGCCGCCGCGGTGCGCGCAGACGATCAGGCTGCTGATCGACTGGCTGCGCTCGTGTCAGATCGTGATGACCTCACCCGTCGTATGCGCCAGTTCGTCAGCGAGAGTGAACATCTGGTTCCCGCCGCGGCGCAGGCACTTCGGGCCGGCGATCTAGACGAGTTCGGCCGGCTGGTCGATCAGTCTCAGCGATACGCCGAGGATGATCTTGGCAACCAGGTTCCGCAGACGATCCGAATGCAGCGCCTCGCCCGCGACCTCGGAGCCATTGCCGCCAGCGCTTTCGGGGCAGGCTTTGGTGGAAGCGTGTGGGCGATGGTCCCATCCTCTGACGCCGAGGACTTCGCCCAGCGATGGATGTCAGCCTATGCAACGGAGTTTCCCACCGAGGCCAAGGCCAGCTCAGTGCTGGTGACCAGGCCCGGGCCTCCTGCGCACCGGGTGCTATAG
- a CDS encoding RNA polymerase sigma factor, with product MVEHTVISRELGSYVAQSATGTATLAEAAKIDDAKNGAAPIDVVTTGTAVAADPATLVARAKDGDSEAFACLIARLEPGMVRYACRFAGGALDAEDLVQDTLVDAWRSLGDLDRPEAMTAWVYRSLQRRCASAVRTAARRATRSWEPDCLPEGLRPWQSGGVSDQDPADVVEQRQLVRSLGLALDSLDAELRVCWLRREVDQMSYEDIARVSGVQSSTVRGRLARARTKLAASMGEWR from the coding sequence ATGGTCGAGCACACGGTAATTTCGCGGGAACTGGGGTCCTATGTTGCCCAATCTGCGACTGGTACCGCCACCCTGGCTGAGGCCGCAAAGATCGACGATGCAAAAAATGGTGCCGCACCTATTGATGTGGTGACGACTGGCACCGCCGTTGCGGCGGATCCCGCCACTTTGGTGGCCCGGGCGAAAGATGGTGACTCAGAGGCTTTTGCGTGCCTGATTGCGCGGCTGGAACCGGGCATGGTCCGCTACGCCTGCCGCTTCGCCGGAGGCGCACTGGATGCAGAAGACCTGGTGCAGGACACCTTGGTTGATGCCTGGCGTAGCCTCGGTGATTTAGATCGACCGGAGGCCATGACTGCTTGGGTGTACCGCTCGCTTCAACGCCGGTGTGCATCTGCCGTCCGGACCGCGGCCCGTCGCGCAACCCGAAGCTGGGAGCCGGATTGTTTGCCGGAGGGTTTGCGGCCCTGGCAAAGCGGTGGCGTCTCAGATCAAGATCCAGCCGACGTGGTCGAACAGCGTCAGCTAGTTCGCAGTTTGGGGCTTGCTCTGGATTCCCTCGACGCTGAATTGCGTGTGTGTTGGTTGCGTCGCGAGGTCGATCAGATGAGCTATGAGGACATTGCCAGAGTGTCTGGGGTGCAATCATCCACTGTGCGAGGTCGACTTGCCCGCGCGCGAACAAAGCTCGCGGCCTCAATGGGAGAGTGGCGATAA
- a CDS encoding HTH domain-containing protein, producing MLALLQTGRRWTVADLAGRLNVAPRTVRRDVAWLRTLGYDVQSHPGLGGAYVLRVSRSRRYFWTPTRSARSSRGSCSLKQALRTSPRPP from the coding sequence CTGCTGGCACTGCTCCAAACGGGCCGCCGATGGACCGTGGCTGACCTCGCGGGCCGGCTGAACGTGGCACCTCGGACGGTGCGCCGTGATGTTGCCTGGCTGCGAACGCTGGGCTACGACGTGCAGTCCCACCCAGGCCTCGGCGGGGCCTACGTCTTGCGGGTATCAAGATCCCGCCGCTACTTTTGGACGCCGACGAGGTCTGCACGCTCATCACGGGGCTCCTGCTCCTTGAAGCAGGCCTTGAGGACGTCACCGCGACCACCGTGA
- a CDS encoding Asp23/Gls24 family envelope stress response protein: MAANNVSKDLTKDVKENEVEATKTSGEIESPLKTNEGTTTIADGVVQKVAGMAARQVPGVHAMGSTARRALNAVTERIPGSRTNVSGGVSVETGEVQAAIDLTIIIEFGYSAVEIADQVRSSVIDAVEYATGLEVVEVNISISDVHLPDDDGEDHDKKSSRSDSLA; the protein is encoded by the coding sequence ATGGCTGCTAACAACGTTTCAAAGGACCTCACCAAGGACGTCAAGGAGAACGAGGTCGAAGCCACCAAAACCAGTGGCGAGATTGAGTCCCCCCTGAAGACCAACGAAGGCACCACGACCATCGCCGACGGCGTGGTTCAGAAGGTCGCCGGCATGGCCGCCCGCCAGGTCCCCGGCGTGCACGCAATGGGCAGCACCGCCCGTCGCGCCCTCAATGCGGTAACCGAGCGTATCCCCGGCTCCCGCACCAACGTCTCAGGTGGCGTGAGTGTGGAGACCGGTGAGGTTCAGGCCGCCATCGACCTCACCATCATTATCGAGTTCGGCTACTCCGCTGTAGAAATCGCTGACCAGGTGCGCTCCTCGGTCATCGACGCTGTGGAATACGCAACCGGACTCGAGGTAGTCGAGGTCAACATCAGCATCTCTGACGTTCATCTGCCCGATGACGACGGCGAAGACCACGACAAGAAGTCTTCGCGCTCCGATTCTCTCGCCTGA
- a CDS encoding RecQ family ATP-dependent DNA helicase — translation MDRNSLRHEALDILRQLTGNPEAVFHDGQYEAIAALVAERRRALVVQRTGWGKSAVYFIAALLQRRRGYGPALIISPLLALMRDQLSAAHRAGVHALTINSSNAAEWNDIADQLDADAVDALLISPERLVNPSFRERHAPRLIERCGLLVIDEAHCVSDWGHDFRPDYRRLRDLVAELGTGIPILATTATANARVVADIKEQLGGRPGHSPIKHVPTDHFPTEHSPTDHASPGHIPTDHCLADYSSAGQGAIDPSPSQNRASGAVLTLRGPLARTSLQLGVLALPTDRDRLAYLSAHLDAFPGSGIIYTLTVSAAEDVARLLDAPHRPVRAYTGRTDADERLHLEHALRTNQVKALVATSALGMGFDKPDLGFVIHLGAPSSPVAYYQQVGRAGRGVSNACVLLLPGAEDRRIWEYFASATMPSQQAADQVLDALNRAASPLSTIVLESRINLRRSSLELLLKVLAVDGAVRSVHGGWIATGQSWTYDAERYARIAASRHAEQNAMIEYENGVICRMEFLTRQLDDIAPATCGRCDVCAGPWYPLPGQELIDASAKVEAITSAVGIPIEPRKLWPKGLDQLAKFRSSHSQGTGAPTAQQGNASGSTSRGSSWAAPTGRISTAERPETGRALARRSDLGWAARLSQVFRRDDNGHPVDAPIPNDLGRGVVRTLADWDWEVRPVAVVAMPSLSRPQLIDSLARGIAQTGNLPYLGALDFAPTAKQPHGAVNSVFRIAELWGRWVIGPDLRDRLHQLGGQPILLVDDIVNTRWSINLAARELRRAGSGPVLPFALAIEG, via the coding sequence GTGGACCGCAATTCCTTGCGACACGAAGCGCTGGACATCCTTCGCCAACTGACGGGCAACCCGGAAGCCGTTTTCCACGATGGTCAGTACGAAGCGATCGCAGCCCTGGTGGCTGAGCGTCGACGCGCGCTCGTGGTGCAGCGCACAGGGTGGGGTAAGTCGGCTGTGTACTTCATCGCGGCCCTGCTGCAGCGGCGTCGTGGCTATGGCCCCGCGCTCATCATCTCTCCATTGTTGGCTCTTATGCGCGACCAACTGAGCGCCGCCCACCGCGCAGGTGTTCATGCCCTCACCATCAACTCGTCGAACGCGGCTGAATGGAATGACATCGCCGATCAACTCGACGCCGACGCGGTTGATGCCCTGCTCATCTCCCCGGAGAGACTGGTCAACCCATCTTTTCGAGAACGCCACGCCCCTCGTTTGATCGAACGCTGCGGACTGCTCGTGATTGACGAAGCGCATTGCGTCTCCGACTGGGGGCACGATTTCCGTCCCGACTATCGCCGATTGCGCGACCTGGTCGCCGAACTCGGGACCGGTATCCCCATCCTCGCCACCACGGCCACTGCCAATGCGCGGGTCGTGGCCGATATCAAGGAACAACTCGGGGGACGCCCCGGGCATTCTCCGATCAAGCATGTTCCAACTGACCATTTTCCAACTGAGCATTCTCCGACTGACCATGCGTCACCTGGCCATATTCCAACTGACCACTGTCTGGCCGATTATTCTTCAGCCGGGCAGGGCGCCATAGATCCGTCGCCATCACAAAACCGGGCCTCAGGTGCGGTGCTGACCTTGCGCGGACCGCTGGCACGCACCTCTTTGCAACTAGGTGTGCTGGCCCTGCCTACCGACCGCGACCGACTGGCCTACCTATCCGCTCACCTCGATGCCTTCCCGGGCTCAGGCATCATCTACACGTTGACCGTCTCCGCCGCGGAAGATGTCGCTCGTCTGCTGGATGCACCGCATCGCCCCGTGCGGGCCTACACCGGTCGAACAGACGCTGATGAGCGCCTACACCTCGAACACGCCCTGCGCACCAACCAGGTCAAAGCATTAGTGGCAACCAGTGCGCTCGGGATGGGATTCGACAAACCCGACCTGGGGTTCGTCATCCACCTCGGTGCCCCGAGCTCGCCCGTCGCCTACTACCAGCAGGTCGGGCGCGCCGGGCGCGGGGTGAGCAACGCCTGCGTCTTACTTCTGCCCGGAGCCGAAGACCGGCGCATCTGGGAGTACTTCGCGTCCGCCACCATGCCCTCGCAGCAGGCCGCAGACCAGGTGCTCGATGCGTTGAATCGCGCAGCCTCCCCGCTGTCCACGATTGTTCTGGAATCTAGGATTAACCTGCGCCGCAGCTCATTAGAGCTGCTGCTAAAAGTGCTCGCAGTGGACGGAGCTGTGCGCAGCGTCCATGGTGGGTGGATCGCCACCGGTCAGAGCTGGACGTACGACGCCGAGCGTTACGCACGCATCGCTGCCAGCCGCCACGCCGAACAAAACGCGATGATCGAGTACGAAAACGGCGTGATATGCCGGATGGAATTCCTCACCCGGCAACTGGACGACATCGCCCCCGCCACCTGCGGGCGCTGCGATGTCTGTGCCGGCCCTTGGTATCCGCTGCCCGGTCAGGAACTTATCGATGCCTCAGCCAAAGTTGAGGCCATCACCTCTGCCGTAGGCATTCCAATTGAACCCCGCAAGCTTTGGCCCAAAGGGCTCGACCAACTCGCCAAATTCAGGAGCTCACACTCCCAGGGGACTGGCGCACCGACGGCACAGCAAGGCAACGCATCGGGCAGCACATCGCGCGGATCGTCCTGGGCGGCACCCACAGGCCGCATCAGTACAGCCGAACGCCCCGAAACAGGTCGAGCGCTCGCCCGGCGCAGCGACCTCGGATGGGCCGCGCGACTATCGCAAGTATTTCGGCGCGATGACAACGGACACCCCGTGGATGCCCCCATCCCAAACGACCTCGGACGCGGCGTGGTGCGGACACTGGCGGATTGGGACTGGGAAGTTCGCCCCGTTGCCGTCGTGGCAATGCCATCGCTCTCACGCCCCCAGCTCATCGACTCCCTGGCACGAGGCATCGCCCAGACCGGGAACCTGCCCTACCTTGGCGCTCTCGATTTCGCCCCCACCGCTAAGCAGCCGCACGGCGCAGTCAATAGCGTTTTCCGAATCGCCGAACTCTGGGGGCGCTGGGTCATCGGCCCAGACCTTCGTGACCGCCTGCACCAACTCGGTGGGCAGCCGATTCTGCTGGTCGACGACATTGTCAACACCCGGTGGAGCATCAACCTCGCTGCCCGGGAACTGCGCCGAGCCGGATCTGGGCCGGTGCTGCCGTTCGCCCTGGCCATTGAGGGGTAG
- a CDS encoding DUF2273 domain-containing protein yields MSASRIGLIFGLIIGFALAFGGVWEAIVVVVCGVIGLVIGRIVEGKLDVKDLFGSSSDRW; encoded by the coding sequence ATGAGCGCATCGCGCATCGGACTGATCTTCGGACTCATCATCGGTTTCGCCCTCGCCTTCGGCGGCGTCTGGGAAGCCATCGTGGTCGTCGTATGCGGCGTCATCGGACTGGTGATTGGGCGCATCGTTGAGGGAAAGCTGGATGTGAAGGATCTCTTCGGATCCTCATCCGACCGGTGGTGA
- a CDS encoding Asp23/Gls24 family envelope stress response protein, whose amino-acid sequence MSAPGTTTAPSHSPQVRSGSNPGLSSRGRLEIADKVVRKTAATIASQVPGVGAPQSTPFGLGDRADLDRAPKVDVRLDGRMAFLTCTIAVEYPRNIEETCTILRERISREVERLAGVRVGQVDIVVRRLVRASHDLGTRRVL is encoded by the coding sequence ATGAGTGCGCCTGGCACCACCACCGCCCCGTCGCACTCCCCGCAGGTGAGGTCCGGGTCTAACCCGGGCCTCAGCTCGCGGGGGCGTCTTGAGATTGCCGACAAGGTAGTTCGCAAGACGGCTGCGACCATTGCTTCTCAGGTCCCCGGTGTGGGGGCCCCTCAGAGCACGCCGTTCGGACTTGGCGACCGTGCCGATCTGGATCGCGCCCCTAAGGTCGATGTCCGGCTCGACGGCCGGATGGCTTTTTTAACCTGCACAATCGCCGTGGAGTATCCGCGCAATATTGAGGAAACATGCACCATCTTGCGTGAACGCATTTCTCGCGAGGTTGAACGCCTCGCCGGGGTGCGGGTCGGGCAAGTTGACATTGTGGTGCGTCGTCTCGTCAGGGCCAGCCACGACTTAGGCACCAGGAGGGTCTTGTGA
- a CDS encoding Rossmann-fold NAD(P)-binding domain-containing protein: MFQSSVGAEKRHGVGEIDGLAATEVALDALASDVTHLRCGYFFTNLLLSLEDVRQGRLRTVLPLRQRLSWVAPRDIAEVAALTLLNTSWHGRRVQAVHGPLDLSWNDVAKLLTDQTGLRDDFHPEQPRTATSTTPTQLAGWIHDTLLPAL; the protein is encoded by the coding sequence GTGTTCCAAAGCAGCGTCGGTGCGGAGAAGCGCCACGGCGTCGGGGAGATCGACGGCCTGGCCGCCACCGAGGTCGCCCTCGATGCCCTGGCCTCCGATGTGACCCACCTACGTTGCGGCTACTTCTTCACCAACCTGCTGCTGAGCCTGGAGGACGTGCGCCAGGGGCGGCTGCGCACAGTCCTGCCCCTGAGGCAGCGGCTCAGCTGGGTCGCGCCACGCGATATCGCTGAAGTGGCTGCGCTAACGCTGTTGAACACGTCATGGCACGGCCGCCGGGTTCAGGCGGTCCACGGGCCCCTGGATCTGTCCTGGAATGACGTGGCCAAGCTCCTCACAGACCAGACCGGACTGCGCGACGACTTCCACCCGGAACAACCGCGCACAGCAACCAGCACGACCCCCACGCAGCTCGCTGGCTGGATCCACGACACACTCCTCCCCGCCTTGTGA